The genome window ttcttttctAGTTAATAGAATGGATATAATCCCACAACAGCGGGCAAAAATTGTTGCTTTGTCCCAACAAACACAAATGACTCGGACAGATTGCCAGCAAGTATAGTGTGAGGGTTTTAGGTATtgcaaatgaaataatgaaagttttaGGGTCTCTCTCCaaacagaaaaggaaaatgtggatggaaaaagaaaaccacgccctcacaggatcgattactaataagaaaatattttaattataaattcctcctgaagatggcagaacaaccgaaagcgcttgaggaagtcaatggaattttggtaagctgttcttaaaattaatgttcaaaaaacttactaaggaaaaacaaaattaattcatgattatcaactgttgaccttaatagggacttgagagccagtgggactaatgtttctgataCGACAGTTCGTAGAAGATTGTTGGTAGTGGGAAGGATTGCTcagaaacctaaaaagaagcaaTTACTGACACAGGTTATGAAGAAAAAAAGACTTTAATGGGCAGAAACATAAAGAATGGATTACTGAgatgtggaaaaaaattattttttcagacaagactcatttctttgtccaaggggTGAGAGTAGCCTGCATTTGTAAGTCAGCACATGAGAAGACTACTGATGTAGTAGTCTTAACCAGTACATTAACATATGCTGCAGAAGAACCCAGAACTCATTTTACACAGGGCCTTGCACGATGTTGCGCATCAAAGAAGGCAAAAGAGttcaaaaatcagaaaattcaaCTGCTCTCATGGCCAGGGAACTTCCCCAacctgaatcccattgaaaatttatgggccatactaaaaagaaaacttgGGAAATTAATAGTAGCACAAAAACTGACCTTATTAGTTCAGTGATACAGGTTTGGTTTTGAGATGAAGTCtaaaatcattgttctaccttagtGGAGTCAGTGCCAAAGAgatttaatgaagttaaaattttgatatcaaaTGCAAAGAATTTTAAGACATCAACTGAAAAGGATGAATATGTAATGGAAACAGAACAACCGTCCTTCACCAAGAATGATTGGTgaagtttcttatttttcaaaagtttcttatgcatgaaaatattttttgtttgtttttggatTCAAAGAGCTGTTTTATTTACCTATAtgactgataaaatattaatttgttacattatttctCAGTTAAATGAAATTCGAAGTCAGCTTACAATATAAAAGACACATTTTTCCAGATTTCCTTCTGAGACCTGGAGATCAGATTCCAGAGTTTGGGTAAAATGTTTTcttgcaaatgaaattttatttctttattctagcAAATCAccaaacatacaaataaaaggaGGGTTGCTCTCAGGCAACTGAGATTTGATCCAAATCCCTTGTACTGTACAGGATCTACTTGTATTGCCACAGACGCACACACAATACGATAACATACAAAGTGAAAACTTCATCAGCAATTGTTCAAAATTCTCAGTAGATTTTGGATGTATATTAACTTCTGAACAACATtgaaaaatgaactgaaaaacataattcaataattCCTAGGATCAGGTGATGGAatgctcaaaaatattttaaataaaataaaattacatcatttataattgtctcattaagtaaatgttttatttttcacttttcagaaacaaagtaaaattaatgtagGTGGTTTAAAATATGGagatgttacaataaaaaatattagtgaatgtGAAGAACTGTGTAAAAAATTTGGTGTCACACAAATTAGTGAAAGACACACAGTATGTGCAACTATTTCTGCAAACatggtagtaataataatttttataatttaatttacaggtgatttttataatatctacaaaacaataaaatttctgatGCAAAATTGCCTGCCAAGTACTTACTTATACAAGTTCTAGAGTCTATTGCGGGCCTTGACTTCCTCCACAATTTATCTGCAATCTTCTCTTCTATTCACTACCTCTTTGTTTAGTCCTCAACAACTCATCCAATCAGCACATCCTTGGCCTACCCCATTCTCCATTAAAAATCTGCTTCTGAagtcaataaattttctttcctgAAAACTGGTCTAACCAGCTACCAGTTGGTAGACcagttttgcatttttataaatgcaaaattttggttttggaaatattttctattttttcattaaactttgttttacaaattactCCTGCTTTAATTGAGCCATATATTCTCCTCTAAACTTTTAGAGGAGTTTAGTTCAATTAAGGCTCTTGTCTCGCTACCATATATTACAATTGGTCTTATCAGATACCAATTGCTTACATTCTTTCATTTTAGTATTGCATGATATTAGCATGGagtcaataattttaaatcagtaaTGCATCCCCAGTTACAAAGGAATATTCTTCAGCAAGTTAAATGAAACTTTCTACattttcaaatgaatattcaaatctAACTTTGTCTTCTGCTCTGGATGCTGCCCCATCaacatatatttttctaagttGAGTTAATCAGAGTAAATAATTATGAactcaaagaaataataaaagtacgagaaaaattaattattattttttataacttactttGTTTTCTCAAAGGACATAACAGTCAACATTCCTTTGAAAGACAACAAAAGGTCAACTTTGAAATTAACAACTGTTGACCATTGTGGTTTGAAAACAAAGCAAGTTAGCaagaatagtaattaatttttctcattttttttatttttaggcatCCGGAGCCAGAAGACAATTAGATAAAGTAAGagatttgaatattcatttgaaatCTGTGGATATTGTTCCATCAATAATGTGTTTTATCTTTCAAGATCCCTTGGGCACTTTTAAAGCCACAACTTTTTAAGTTCTGCACTTCCATAACCTTTATATACTTGCTAAATCTAATCTCATTTGTCTTTTGTTTACGAAATTGAAAGATTACTTTTTTGGTACAATTAGTTAATGGACTATTACCAAGACAAATTCATGCTAGGGTTGTGAAGACATCGATATAGGGTGGTATTCAACTGAAAAGAACGTCTTTCAAATGTAAGAGTATAAGTTGAATAAACCTACTTTAAGATTTTACCGCTCAGAGACTGGCTAAGTGCCAAGTATGTtatgaaaattaagatatttttaaatgaaaacatttgtaCTATAAAGCTTGTGCTTCAAACCTTATTATACTGTTATTTACATTTGAATGACTTGTTATTTTCAGTTGAATTCCCTCCTACATCAATGCCTTGATAGCCCTGGCAAAAATTAAGTCCATCAACTCATTAATTATGCAATCATATTGAATTGAACTCATATCTTGTATCAAAAAAGTAACAGTTGCCATTCATCCTGTCTTATTGAGTGGTAACATCTCTATTTGAACCTAAATCATtataatacattacaaatttactcactttagtacaataaaaaaaacctacaaaatCTCTTCCATCtatgcaaaaaaagtaaaaatggaaaaaatttctaGTCATGATCACAAGCAgtacaaaatcttaaaaaaaaaatttgacctgGTATCccttttggatttaaaattattgaatgggaacaaaatttatttgtgcATATTGCACTAAAGTAAATCCAATGTGTAATATTACACATtccacaaatataaaataataatttagttataataaaaaataatttatttcagtttcataatttattatgaaatgtaatttttaataaatgaaacttatgtttatacaatgaatttattttttacagggaTTTTATTCTGATGCAGGAACACCATTATTTTGTTCTAACAAACTGATTGGATTATATATGGTTGGACCAGTTTGTAGACATAGTAAACAAAATGTACATGTATTTGTTAATGTTGGGTCTTATAACAGATGGATTTCTGAGGTAACTAATTTGATAGATTCTGCCAgtttatacagttttaatatgttactattatttttgattCCATTGCTAcatctatatatttaataataattacatgaataTGACTgcattaaaacaataacaatattaatgatttttataacgtatttatacctttgaagaaaacaaaagaagagaacaatatttttgaagaacaataataaatagaaattatctatattaatgagggaacatgtaaaaatttaacataaatctaTCTGTTATGAAAagcttaattttgttaaaaaaagttagtttttggTGTTATAGTatcatgaataatattaaattaaaactttcatttctaattttttcatttcattttaaaattttccatagtGAGAACTATTTAGccttttcatttctattttggGTGTGCTgcgaatgaaatgtagtaaaaatatggAGATCCATTGTCCAATTTATTATACTACAGTgaaatgttaaagttttatttaacatcatcATTTTTGGTTCTGAGATTGTATAACTGcatcaattaattataacttcATATCTAGTGAACTTagcatcctttttttaataacttatttttaaaatcccaCATCTCATTTCTTGACTTGACATGGATTTTTAGAGATGTGGGCAAATGATTttagaataagttattaaaaaaagggtGCGCTAACTTCACTAGACATGAAGAATCCATACATATATGTATCAAGTAGTTATTGCCCACAACTGCAACACCAGTCGAAACACTGGTAAAGTCACTTCtaaaaatgacataaattatttttgaataacatcAAGCCCACGACAGCCATGTTTCACATTTCACAAAAAATCACATACTGATATGacattaataaactgttttaattatcACCATCAAATTACaactatttattttgattagaagtatataataaatacctttataatataaatatcaataaaatcagtaaaaacataaattatcgtATACTTTAaagctaaaaagtaaaaataatgtttatataatgttttatttgctatttaaaaactacatttacacTAATGTATTTGATGGTATAATACTGTCTCTTCAAAtgcaaaaacacaaaaacattttactacattacctcataaatataataacatagtaaaaaaattatacattgcatttagtcattttataaaagatggctatttagtttaaaaatgataaatgatggtagtttttaatataacaaccataaaatttttaactaccaagattgtaaaaaaatatctaaaaaatagtgGATTCTATatgtatctattaaaataaataatgtacattttacacctaagagttttaataaataatctattttatatattttttctaaaacttaaatGTCTGTAAGTacaaaaataggataaaaataatacacataataCGTATGTTGGACTGTTGGTCTatctgtgtatataaatatatgcattgCATGCACATTTGTGGACATAGAACCTttaatcagctttttttttaactgtaaattataacaataagtacataaattaaaattattaaaatctacgatgaaattaaaattaagctttGTACAAAAAcacaatgacaataataataataacaaacgcAGTGGAGATGtggctttatattttaataggatAAGAACATACGCAAAATTTTGCATTATTAAATGTGTTGCATTAAAAATGCTCTTTATTGTGCTACAAGCCTGAGAACCTTGGAATAATAATTAGAGAACCAACGTATATTTACTAGAGTTGATTCCATACTCTGTTTTGCAGCTAATGcagaatattttatgtaatctttgtTTTCATCTAGGAATCCCttcaactgaaaattaaaaaaaaacatatattttaaaataagtaattaaaaaatactatgccagttactgaatttttatatagtaCAGGGAATTTTTATATAGTACTAAACCACACGTTTtcagaaaaaatctaataaataattatcagtcCATCTCATCATGATCCCATAACCAAATACCTAAATTAACTACTTGTACCTTCCTTTAggcaattaaaattactaaatctcTGGATCAAATACATCTAGTTacacttattcataaaaaataagtaaagtatgTGGAAACCAGTTAGTTTATGGTATCATTAAGaacagtatataataatacacAACTAATTCAACTATataaattgtagtttaaaaataaaatcccacagTGTACATT of Lycorma delicatula isolate Av1 chromosome 9, ASM4794821v1, whole genome shotgun sequence contains these proteins:
- the LOC142329794 gene encoding uncharacterized protein LOC142329794, producing the protein MVYKLDESSKNCKYCGWGTSGSLTKGFYSDAGTPLFCSNKLIGLYMVGPVCRHSKQNVHVFVNVGSYNRWISEVTNLIDSASLYSFNMLLLFLIPLLHLYI